From the genome of Mucilaginibacter paludis DSM 18603:
TAAAATCCTTACGTTTTAAAACATCCTGGATGGTTAGGCCGCTACCGGGATCCTCTATTTGTGTAAAAAAATTATTAGTAATTAATATGCTTTCATTCTCGTGTACGACGAGCGTGTCTGGTAGTTTGGCCAAGGCAGCGTAGCAGTCAATAAATAGCAGAATTAAAACAAATATTTTTTTCATTGGCAATTACATGCAAATTTGCATTAAATGATCGTTTGTAATATAAATGTGCATAGAAAAATAAACTTTTTATATTTTTTTCCGTTAAATAGATTAATCCTTAAATACTCACTTTAATGATATGTAAATGATGCGATTTGGTGTATTGTATGTAGATGACGAAATACATAATTTAAATAGCTTTAAGGCTGCCTTTAGGCGCGATTTTAATATTTATGTTGCACAATCGGCCCGGGAGGGCAGGAAGATCCTGGATCAAAACGAAATAGCTGTTATTGTAACCGATCAGCGGATGCCGGTGATGACGGGTATTGAGTTTTTAGAATCAATTATACCTGTATATCCGGATACCATCCGGATTTTATTGACAGGTTTTTCTGATATTAACGCTGTTATGGATGCCATTAACCGAGGCCAGGTATACAAATACCTGGTAAAGCCCTGGGCTGACGAGGAATTAAAAATGTATATCCAAAACGCCATAGAAATATACCACTTGCGCAAAGAGAACCGTGATTTGGCACGCAAGCTCGAAATAGCCAACAAACAATTGGAGAACCTCAGCAAAAGCACCATCTGATTGCTTATTTGTACTTGCTGCACGCCTTTAAAAAAAATGATAATCTTATTGTTTTACGGTAATTTTCATTTGAATTTCATCTGCCAATTTTAACTTAGAAGCATTTACTGTTATGTTATTATGCTATGCGTTGAAAACGCAATTGTCGGCATGATCTCTATTAAATTTTGTTTTGTTATTTTTCTGTTTAAATTTAAAAATTGAACTGTTGCTTACCCACGCGATAGCTTAACCTTTATAGTTTACACCTGATTAATTATACGTGAAGAGATTAGCAAAGGCAATACCGGCCTTTTTTATTGTATTGCTGTTGGCTACAACCAAGTTGTATTCCCAAAATTCAAACATCGGCACCGAGTTCTGGACAGGGTATATGGATCATGTTGATGGAGCCGGCCCAACTGCTTCGCAAATGATACTATACATTGCATCGGACGTCAATACTTCTGGTACTGTGAGCTTTGCCGATGGTGTGACTGCAGCTATACCATTTAAAGTAGTGCCTAACCTGGCCACACTTGTTACAATACCTTCGAGCCTTTTTTTGGGAGATATAGAAAGTATTACTAAAAAAGGAATCCACATTACAAGTCTAAACCCAATAGCGGTTTATGCCCACATCTACAATAGCGCAGTTTCTGGTGCAACATTACTATTACCCGTTAATACATTGGCTAATGACTATTATTCATTGAATTACAAACAACTATCAAATTCTTTAGAGGAAAGACAGGAAGCTAAGCCATCATATTCTGTTTTCATGTTTGTTGCCACAGAGGATAATACGACGGTCGAGATTACTCCTTCCGTCGACTTATTGAAAGATGCGTCAGGTATTGCTCATTCTGCAAAAAACAAATACCAGGTTACTTTAAACAAAGGAGAGGTCTATCAAGGGCTATCGGATAGCGACCTGACAGGGACACATATCGAATCTATAAGCACAAATACTGGTGGCTGCAAAAGAATCGCTATGTTTTCAGGAAGCAGCAAAATATATATAGGCTCACCTAATACAAGCGCTGATAACTTATTTCAGCAGGTTTATCTACGGCATCTTGGGGAAAAAATTACATCACTACTCCTTTAAAAGTTGATAATTATGATGTTTTAAGAGTTGTGTTAAGTGATACAAGCGCAGTTATAACATTAAATGGCTCGCCTATTACAAATGTGGCCAAACTTGTTACTGCCGGAAGTGCATACTATTACGAATTTAACAGCCAGGCTACGAATGTTATAATATCCGATAAGCCAATACAGGTTGTTCAATACGCCGTCACCCAGGGAAATAAAATTGATGGCACAGCAGACAAAAAAGCTACTGTCGGCGATCCTGAAATGATATACCTTAATTCCCTTGAGCAAAATATTAATCACGTTACACTTTATTCTACAGACAAATATTCAATAACTCAATCTTATATCAATGTTGTGATACCAACAGCTGCGGTCCCATCTTTTTTACTAGTGTCGCGTCAATTTGATATTGTCGTATATTTATTATACCTTTATCATCCAAAACGGATATGATAAAGTATAGAGTAACGTTAACAGAAGAAGAGCGGGGGCGGCTAAGTGCAATAATCAGCAAGGGTTCTCACAGTGCCCAACAGTATCGCAATGCTTATATTTTATTGAATTGCGATGAAAGTGGACTTGGGGAAAAGATCATCAACGAAGAAGTCAGCCGTGTTTTAAAAGTAAGCATGCGAATGATTGACCGGGTCAAACAGCGTTTTGTTGAAGACGGTTTTGAAGCGTGCCTGGACCGTAAGCCTATAATCAAGACAAAAGCAAAAAAAATAGACGGGGAAGCCGAGGCGCATTTAATAGCATTAAGTTGTGGCAAAGCACCCGAAGGCTTTTCAAAATGGTCGCTACGTTTATTGGCTGATAAAATGGTTGAGTTGAAATATGTAGAAGATATTTCCTATGAAACGATAAGAAAGACGTTAAAAAAAACGAGTTAAAACCCTGGAAAGTAAAAGGCTGGGTAATACCACCGCACCAAAGCAGTGATTTTGTTGCTAATATGGAGCATTTGCTGGATGTATGTAAACGACCTTATAGCCAAGAGTTTCCGGTCGTTTGTATGGATGAGTCCCCAAAACAGCTGATTACAGAAACACGGTTGCCCATCCCAATGAAACCCGGACAAGATGCTCGGGAAGATTTTGAATATGCGCGTTGCGGGGTAGCCAATATATTCTTGGCATCAGAGCCATTGAACGGGAAAAGATATGTGGAGGTGACAGAACGGAAAACAAAAACAGACTGGGCAAAATTCATCAAACAAATAGCCGACGATTGGTACCCGAAAGTCACTAAAATAACCTTGGTAATGGATAACCTTGGCACACATAAACCAGCAGCGTTGTACGAGGCCTTTGAGCCGAAAGAAGCCAAACGACTAAGGGACAGGTTTGAATTTGTTTACACCCCAAAGCATGGCAGTTGGTTGAACATGGCAGAAATAGAGTTAAATGTTTTGATGGGACAATGTCTAAACCGAAGGATTGACAATATCAAAAAGATGCAAAAAGAAGTGTTGGCCTGGCAAACCCACCGAAACAATAAAGAAGCTACCATTAACTGGCAATTTACAAATGACGATGCAAGGATTAAACTCAAACGCCTTTACCCGACAATTTTAACTTGACGTGACACTATATGGCGCTACCCCAGGTGGTGGTTTTACAGCTGTACCTAATATAACGGGTTACTCCTATGGCCAATTTTCGGTTGCAAAAGGGGCAACGCATGTTTTATCTGCCAATCAGGGTTTTAACGCTATAGCATACGAATTTGGAGAACATGAATCATATGGCTACGCCGCCGGCACTAATGTTAAAAACCTGAATGAGTATGTGCAGTTTTTGAACCCAAACACGAGCAAAGTGGAATCATCCAGTTGTACAGCGTCCACTTTGATCCCACAAATTGTACTGCCATATTCAACGCCTCAACTCATATGGAATTTTGGTAATAATGCGATTGATACAGTTTCAAGACCAGCAAAAACCACGATAACTAAAACAGAGGGTAGTAACACCACTGTACTTTACCAATATACATATGGAAAACCAATAACTTATTCAAATGCTGGAACTTATAATATTAAGGTCACTGCAATTGATACAATTACAACTTTATGCGGTTCAACCGAGGATATTTATTTATCGTTTACCATCGTTGATCCCCCCGCAGCTAAATTCACCTCCCGCGATACCGTTTGCACTGCTGATACGGTTGGTTTTAAAGACCTTACCATTGGCAATACAGTCAAAACCTGGCATTGGGATTTCGGTAACGGCGATACCTCTGCCGTTCAAAATCCCGTATATCATTTTTTACAGCCCGGTAAATACAAAGTTACGTTAACTGTTGCCGGTACAACAGGGTGTGCAAACTCGGTTTTTAAGTATGTATACGCAAGGCCTTTGCCGATTTTGATGTTCCCGCACCACTTTGCGATTCACCTTTATCCGTTACCTTTATTGATAAGTCCACTCCATCCGAAGGGAAAATAACATCTTGGTTCTGGGATTTTGGCGATGGTACAACCTTACCTAAAGCTGATGCGAACCCAGTGACTCATACTTATGCTTCGGCACAGCCCTATACCGCTACGCTAACAGTTACTACTGATAAAAGCTGCACAGCATCTTTGCCTAAAATTAAGACAGTCAATTTTTCACCCAAGGTGGATTTTACACTTCCTGATGCTTGCCAATATGATTATTATGTAAATTTCACATCACTTTCTTCTGTGGCAGACAGCTTGAACGATAATTTAAGTTATTTGTGGGATTTTGGCGACGGAACGGACAAGGTTAATGGTAAAACAGCGCGGCATCACTATATCAATCCAGGCAAGTACAACGTTAAACTCACGGTTACAACGGCTAATGGTTGCATTAGGGACACAATTAAACAACTTACTATAAACGGCGGATCGCCCAAAGCAGCATTCACTGTTCTGCATAAAGATACCCTATGCAGCAATCACGCGGTTGTGTTTGAAACACAGGCTTACGTTAAGGATTTTAACGGGGGTAAAGTGAATAGTTTTACAATTGATTTTGGCGATAACAGCCCCATCCAAACATTTCGAATTGATTCGGGCAGTACATTTACGCACAAGTATCCAACAGAATACGTGAAGCTCTCAACACCATACCAGGTTACCATGACCGCAAATTCAGGATCAGATGTAAAATGTTCTGTTGTGTTGCCACAGACTATTAACCTGCTTGCCGTGCCTAAAATAACGGCCTTTAACCTGCCTGCAGAAATATGTCTCAATGCCGCTCCATTGCCATTGTCGCCCTTAGTAATTCCACAGGCAGGCGGCCCGTCCGCCACAGCAAGCTTCACCATTGATGGTGCTTTAGCTACTGATGGCATTTTTTATCCAGCGGTTTTAGGTACCGGCGCACATGTGGTTACCTGTTATTATACCGCCAACGGCACGCCATGTGCAGATACCAGCAGCTCAAAAACTATTATGGTTGAACCAATAGCTACGGTAGCCGCAGGGCCGGATATTACCATTTTGTCGGGAGGGCAGGCCAAAGTAAAAGCAAGTATAAGCGGCGGTAATAATAATAAAATACAATGGTCGCCAACAGCCGGATTGAGCGACCCGACTATCCAAGATCCATATGCGTCTCCCAAGGTCACTACCTTGTACACACTTACCGTTACGTCAACTACAGATACATTGGCTTGCCCGGTGAGCGATACGGTAACCGTTAAGGTATTACAGGCACCAATTGTGCCCAATACTTTTACACCCAACGGAGATAGTAAAAATGATGTTTGGGACATAAAATACCTTAATTCATACCCCGATTGTACGGTTGAGGTTTATAACCGCAATGGCCAGAAAGTATTTTATTCTATTGGATACGGAATACCTTGGGATGGTCGATATAATTCTGTTAATTTGCCTGTAGGTACCTATTATTATATTATAGATCCTAAAAACGGCCGTAGTAAAATTTCTGGCTCTGTCACAATTATCAGGTAAATGAAGAGAATTTGGTTTGTATTATTACTTACAGTAGTGGGTGTAAATATCAAGGCGCAACAATTGCCGCAATACACGCAGTATATTTTAAACCCGCTTTTAATTAACCCTGCGGTTAGCGGAATTGAAAATTACACCGATGCTAAAGCGGGATACCGTAGCCAATGGACTGGTTTGCAGGGAGCTCCGGTAACATCCTATTTTACCATTACCGCCCCATTAGGACGTAATTTTGTTGATGGCGATGCTTTACAGGTTCCGGCGGACGGTGATAATCCCATCGGCCGATCATTTGTCCGCACTTACCGTGCGGCCGAACCTCACCACGGAATTGGTTTAACGATGCTGACAGATAAGGCGGGGCCCATCCGCCAAACCTATATCAACGCTACTTACGCTTATCATATCGGTTTAACTTCTAACCTTAATCTTTCAGCGGGATTATCAGGTGGATTTAATAACGTTAATCTAAATATAAACGAAGTTATCCTTGAATATCCACTTGACGCGGCTGTTTATAACGGGAATAACAGCCAGTATAAACTTAATGTTGGCGCTGGTGTATGGGCGTATTCAGCTAACTACTTCGCGGGCTTATCGGTACAGCAATTTTTACCGCAAACTTTAGATTTTGCTAAAGACTCTCATTACAATCAGGGTAAAACAGTCCCCCATTATTACCTTACAGGTGGTGTAAAGTTTTTTTTATCTGATGATGTATCGTTATTGCCATCTGTAATGTATAAACTCATTCAACCCTCGCAAAACACGGTGGATGTTAATCTCAAATTAGCCTTCCGCGATCATTTTTGGATTGGGGGATCATACCGACAAGATGATGCTGTGGCTGGTATGATGGGTTTCACAATTGATTCATTCTTGTCGTTGGGGTATTCTTACGACTATACAACCTCTAATCTCAATACCGTAAGTACCGGTACACACGAAATAGTAGTAGGTATTCACCTCAATAATAAAGGCAATTCGGGATCGCAAAGAATGTTTTAACTTTCGTGAATAAAATTATCGTAAAGGTTTGTAACTTTTGCGATATATAAGTATCTTTGATACAGTTTGATGCCCTAATATTGAACTGCTTGATTAAATGCAAAAAAACTTATTATCGGTACTTGCTCTTGCTTTGCTGTTTACCTTTGCCGCGTGTAATAAAACAGCCGTAGATCCTGTACAATTGCCTTCTATCGGCGGGAGTTATAACACGGCCCCCGTGGTAGAGTATCATAATATCGTCATCCTGGGTGGCTCAACGGCCTGGGGAAAAGGGGCCTCGGCACATCAATATTCATGGGTATCCAGGTTAGAGGCCAAAGTAAAATTCCTGCATAAAAACGATACCATTATAAATCTCGCTTTTCCCGGATATACTACCTATCACATATTGCCTACCAAATCCGTAACGAAGACGAATCGCCCCGAAGCAGATACCCTCAGGAACATTACTACTGCTTTAGCAAAAAAACCAATCATGGTGATTATCAGTCTTCCCTCAAATGATATTGCTAATGGCTACAACGATGTTGAAATATTGAACAACTACAAAACTGTTGCTGATATACTGCATCGCCAGAACATACCTTACTTTATCACCTCAAATCAACCCAGAAACCTGAGCTTAAGTCAGCGTAAACGTTTAAAAACTTTTACTAACCTGTTAGTTAAAACGTTCCCTGGCCATATTATAGATTACCTTGATCAGTTAAGCGATTCATCATGGTTATTTAAGCCAGTATATAACTGCGGTGATGGCATCCACCCTAACGACAGGGGGCACGAGGTGATATACAAAGCCTTTGTCAATAATCTTGCGTTTAAAAAAGCACTTGGTTTTTAGTTTGAACAGCCTGGCAGGATGGGAGAGCATCAAGTGCTAAGCCTCATTTTTCCAGCTTAAACCCATTTAACCTTTTCGCTTAACGGGATATTTCTTTTACCGGTTGGTTGATGATCTGAGTAACCAAGGTATAATACCCCCATCACGATATCCTCATCACCCAGGGCTAAAAAAGTTTTCATGGCCCGGCTGTGTACCATACCGCCGCTGCCCCAGTACGATGCAATACCCAAAGCCGTGGCACCCAATAAAATATTTTGCATAGCACAGGCTGTAGCAGCTATCTCTTCAAGTACGGGTATCCTGGTTGTTGGTTTACGTTGCATCGTGCTGACTATAACATGCGATGCCTTATCAGGCATATGCAGTAATTTTTCATAGGTCATCTGCATATATTGATCATCAGGCGTATTAGCCTTATATAATTCTGCATGTTGCTTGCCAAACTCTTTTCCGTTGGTGTATACCACAAATTTCCACGGTTCTGTATTAGCATGGGTAGGTGCCCAGTCGGCCAGTTCAAGCAGTTGGGTAATTACTTCATCAGGTATTTTTTTGCCATTCATCTCAGGCGGCTTCGTTGTGCGGCGATTTTTGATAACAGATGATAGGGTGTCGAATATTTCTGACATGATAAATTACTTGTTTGGTGGCTGCAATAATAGAGAAAGCAAACAATATTTGTTTCATAGTGAGGTAAAAAGCATGTTGCCATTTTATTTTGCCAAAGTTGAGTTTGAATTTTTACTTTTGGCCTTTCAAACAGAAAGTCATGTCTAACAAATCGAAAAAAATATTTTTATTGCTCAGCATCGTTGTGCCATTTTTACTTTATTGCTTTTATTATTATGGCATGATGGTGAAAAACGCACCTTATAAATTTGCCGAGTTTGATTCCATTGTATTTAATTATGGCATAGGGGATAGCTTAATTAATAAGTATAACTCTAAAACAATGGAATATCAATACGTTAACTCGCACGACTCGTTGATCAAATCAAAATTAAAATTGAACAAAGACGATTTATTATACTTACACCGTAAAGCGGCCGACTTAGGTTTCTGGGATTTTCCGTCTAACCTGGTCAATGATACCAGCATAAGGAAAGATGCCAAAGCGCTGCATTATTATATTGAGTTTAAATATAAGCGTAAAACCAAGAAGGTTTATTTTGACTCTGCCTACGAAGGGAAGCCCGATTTGAAAGATGCCGCAGAACGTTTGGTAAGAGAAATACAAAAAAAGATGGAGGAAGCCGAAAAGAGATAATTGCGCTTTAGTACCATTGATTTATACGCTCAAAACCAAAGCACTGAAAGAGGAGAAGGAGGGGGTATTCAAGTGATAAATTGCAATGCCGATGCATCCGGACAATCTCTACTTTCCATTGTAGCGTTTATCACGTTCATAACGTAAGGGCATAAAACATCGTTTATGAAAAAGCTTTTACTTGTATTGATTTGGTTTGTTTGCCTGCTGGGCTGTAAAAAGGAAGATTTTAGTTATCAATCCGATTTCGAAAAAAGTTATAATGCCTGGCTCAGTTTCAAAAGTACTTCGGGCAATAATTATGACTACACAGTGGTGTCGGGTTCGGTTTTCGGTTTTGGCTCGACAACCATCATCACTGTTATTAATGGAAAAATTACCGCAAGAAGTTACGAGGCCTATCGTATAGCTCAGAGCCCCGGAGGGAATACCACGGTTTTAAAAAGCTGGGCAGAGGATGCCTCTTCACTTAATACACATGCCAGCGAAGGGGCTTTATTGCTAACGCTGGACGAAGTTTATGATAAGGCCAAAAGCGTATGGCTTAAGGCTGATAAAAAAACGAATGATATATCTTTTGTTGCAGCCAATAATGGATTGATATCAGCATGTGGGTATTACCCTAACGGATGCCAGGACGATTGTTTCTTTGGCATTAACATAGCATCTATCAAGGCAAGATAAATGAGCAGCAATACTTATCAGGCATTTGTTTAAGTAAAAAAACAAATGCCGGGTGGTATTGCTATTTTAAAACTAAAGCCCTATATTTGCACCTCATTTTAAATAAACAAAAATAATTAACAATGTACGCAATAGTAAGTATAGCCGGAC
Proteins encoded in this window:
- a CDS encoding IS630 family transposase (programmed frameshift), encoding MIKYRVTLTEEERGRLSAIISKGSHSAQQYRNAYILLNCDESGLGEKIINEEVSRVLKVSMRMIDRVKQRFVEDGFEACLDRKPIIKTKAKKIDGEAEAHLIALSCGKAPEGFSKWSLRLLADKMVELKYVEDISYETIRKTFKKNELKPWKVKGWVIPPHQSSDFVANMEHLLDVCKRPYSQEFPVVCMDESPKQLITETRLPIPMKPGQDAREDFEYARCGVANIFLASEPLNGKRYVEVTERKTKTDWAKFIKQIADDWYPKVTKITLVMDNLGTHKPAALYEAFEPKEAKRLRDRFEFVYTPKHGSWLNMAEIELNVLMGQCLNRRIDNIKKMQKEVLAWQTHRNNKEATINWQFTNDDARIKLKRLYPTILT
- a CDS encoding nitroreductase family protein, with product MSEIFDTLSSVIKNRRTTKPPEMNGKKIPDEVITQLLELADWAPTHANTEPWKFVVYTNGKEFGKQHAELYKANTPDDQYMQMTYEKLLHMPDKASHVIVSTMQRKPTTRIPVLEEIAATACAMQNILLGATALGIASYWGSGGMVHSRAMKTFLALGDEDIVMGVLYLGYSDHQPTGKRNIPLSEKVKWV
- a CDS encoding PKD domain-containing protein — encoded protein: MTLYGATPGGGFTAVPNITGYSYGQFSVAKGATHVLSANQGFNAIAYEFGEHESYGYAAGTNVKNLNEYVQFLNPNTSKVESSSCTASTLIPQIVLPYSTPQLIWNFGNNAIDTVSRPAKTTITKTEGSNTTVLYQYTYGKPITYSNAGTYNIKVTAIDTITTLCGSTEDIYLSFTIVDPPAAKFTSRDTVCTADTVGFKDLTIGNTVKTWHWDFGNGDTSAVQNPVYHFLQPGKYKVTLTVAGTTGCANSVFKYVYARPLPILMFPHHFAIHLYPLPLLISPLHPKGK
- a CDS encoding PorP/SprF family type IX secretion system membrane protein, with protein sequence MKRIWFVLLLTVVGVNIKAQQLPQYTQYILNPLLINPAVSGIENYTDAKAGYRSQWTGLQGAPVTSYFTITAPLGRNFVDGDALQVPADGDNPIGRSFVRTYRAAEPHHGIGLTMLTDKAGPIRQTYINATYAYHIGLTSNLNLSAGLSGGFNNVNLNINEVILEYPLDAAVYNGNNSQYKLNVGAGVWAYSANYFAGLSVQQFLPQTLDFAKDSHYNQGKTVPHYYLTGGVKFFLSDDVSLLPSVMYKLIQPSQNTVDVNLKLAFRDHFWIGGSYRQDDAVAGMMGFTIDSFLSLGYSYDYTTSNLNTVSTGTHEIVVGIHLNNKGNSGSQRMF
- a CDS encoding SGNH/GDSL hydrolase family protein translates to MQKNLLSVLALALLFTFAACNKTAVDPVQLPSIGGSYNTAPVVEYHNIVILGGSTAWGKGASAHQYSWVSRLEAKVKFLHKNDTIINLAFPGYTTYHILPTKSVTKTNRPEADTLRNITTALAKKPIMVIISLPSNDIANGYNDVEILNNYKTVADILHRQNIPYFITSNQPRNLSLSQRKRLKTFTNLLVKTFPGHIIDYLDQLSDSSWLFKPVYNCGDGIHPNDRGHEVIYKAFVNNLAFKKALGF
- a CDS encoding PKD domain-containing protein, whose amino-acid sequence is MTSWFWDFGDGTTLPKADANPVTHTYASAQPYTATLTVTTDKSCTASLPKIKTVNFSPKVDFTLPDACQYDYYVNFTSLSSVADSLNDNLSYLWDFGDGTDKVNGKTARHHYINPGKYNVKLTVTTANGCIRDTIKQLTINGGSPKAAFTVLHKDTLCSNHAVVFETQAYVKDFNGGKVNSFTIDFGDNSPIQTFRIDSGSTFTHKYPTEYVKLSTPYQVTMTANSGSDVKCSVVLPQTINLLAVPKITAFNLPAEICLNAAPLPLSPLVIPQAGGPSATASFTIDGALATDGIFYPAVLGTGAHVVTCYYTANGTPCADTSSSKTIMVEPIATVAAGPDITILSGGQAKVKASISGGNNNKIQWSPTAGLSDPTIQDPYASPKVTTLYTLTVTSTTDTLACPVSDTVTVKVLQAPIVPNTFTPNGDSKNDVWDIKYLNSYPDCTVEVYNRNGQKVFYSIGYGIPWDGRYNSVNLPVGTYYYIIDPKNGRSKISGSVTIIR
- a CDS encoding response regulator, which codes for MMRFGVLYVDDEIHNLNSFKAAFRRDFNIYVAQSAREGRKILDQNEIAVIVTDQRMPVMTGIEFLESIIPVYPDTIRILLTGFSDINAVMDAINRGQVYKYLVKPWADEELKMYIQNAIEIYHLRKENRDLARKLEIANKQLENLSKSTI